DNA from Arthrobacter sp. PvP023:
CACGGCGTCAGCTACGACATGACGCTACGCGAAGACTACAAAGCGTGGCCGAAGTGGTCCAAGGCGCCTGAGGGGACGCCGGCCAAGACCGTACGGTTCTTCCCCGGTGTGAACAAGACCACCGTGGCAAACCAGCTGCTCACCGGCGAAATGGACATCTCGGACATTGCGCCTGCGGACACTGCCCGCTTCGAAGGGAACAAGGACTACACCGTTACCTCCGTGCCGTTCGCCGGTATCTTCCTGCTCTTCAACCAGCGCCCCGGCAGCCCCTTCACCGACCCCGCCCTTCGCAAGGCCGTGGCCCAGCTGATGAACCAGCAGGCCTTCAACGCCGCCGCCTACGCCAACAAGGGCATCCCCTACACCTCCATCGTCGCCCCCACGGTGGCATGCTCCCTCAAGGACAACTCGCGCTTCACGAAGGAAGATGCCGAAGCCGCAAAGGCCGTCCTCGCCGGCAAAACGTTCAAGATGGTGGGCACCACCAGCATCGGCCCGAACGGCGCAGGCAGCACCTACGTCCAGGAAGCCCTCCGGGCAGCCGGCGCCACTGTAAACCTGAACCTCGTGGACAACGGGACCTGGGCCACCATGACCCAGACCAAGCCGGAGACCTGGGACCTGACCATCCAGGGCGACGCGAACTTCGTTGGCACCGTGGCAGCGTCCCTGACCCGCATCGCGGGCGTCCCCACCGAGAAGGGGGGCCGCAACATCGGCGGCGGCGAGAACGCCGACATCCTTGCTGATATCTCCACAGCACAGTCGGCGACGGACGAGGCCAAGCGGTGCGAGGCCTACGAACGGGCGCAGATCAGCATCCTGGAAGACAACGACATTGTCCCCTTCGTCGGCGAACCCCAGATCGTTGCACAGCGCGCTGGATTCTCCATCCAGGCGCCCTCGGGCATCGTCGACTACGCCACCATGCGCATCACGAAGTAAAGGCCAAGGACCATGACTGAACCGACCATGCTGAACAGGGAATCCGCCCTGTTCAGCAACCCTCCGGGGGCTCCGAAGAGCCCCCGGAGCGGGCCCCGCAACCTCTCCCCCTGGGCCAGCTACGGCCTGCGCCGCGCAGGCGGAGTGCTGCTGTCCGTAACCCTGCTCGTGGTGGTTACCTTCTTCATGGTCCCGCTCATCCCCGGCGACCCTGCAGTGGCAGTCGCCGGTGCAGACGCCACGACCGAGCAGATCGAGGCCATCAGGGAAAGCCTGGGACTGAACCAGCCCCTACACCTGCAGTTCATCCAGTACGTCGGAAACCTGCTCACCGGCAACCTCGGCGAATCCTTCGCCTACAGCACTTCGGTATCCTCGATCATCGCCACCAAGCTGCCCTTTACTGCCGAGATCGCGGTCCTCGGCATCATTCTGGTACTCCTGGTCTCCATCCCTGCCGGCATGGTGGTGGGGATCCTGACCCGGGGCGGCCGCCGTCACTGGCTCGATGTCACTTTCGGTATGCTCACCGGCTTCTTCCAGGCAGTCCCCCAGTACGTCATTTCCACCATGCTCGTGGTGGTATTCGCCATCGTGCTCAGGGTGCTCCCCGCGGCAGGCGCAGCAACGCTGTCCGCGCTGATCCTTCCCGTCGTCGGGCTTTCCATCGGCCCCATCTGCTCCATCGCCCGCGTGGTGCGTAGGGAAACCTCAACCGTGCTGGAACAGGACTATCTCCGGACAGCCCGCGGCTGGCGCCTGCCAAAGCTGCGGCTCTACGCCAGGCACGCCCTGCCCAACCTCCTCACCACGGCACTGACACTGGCCGGCCTCATCCTGGCCGGCATGCTCGGCGGCGCGATCATCGTCGAAAACGTCTTCAACTGGCCCGGTCTGGGCAAGGAAATCGTCACCGCCATCATCAACAAGGACTACCCCGTGATCCAAGGCATCATCCTGGTCCTGGGCTTCCTCGCCATCATCCTCAACCTGCTGGTCGACGTCATCCTCGGAATCATCGACCCGCGCACCCTCGGAGGAGGAAAATCCAATGGCTGAAACGACACGTCCCAAGCGACGCTTCCGCTGGACCACCGGACTGATCATCGGCATCGCCATGATGGCCGTTATGGTCCTGACAGGGCTCCTGGCACCCCTCTTCCTGTCCGAGGCGGCCGAAAAACTCACCGCCAACGCCTCCCAGGGGCCCAGCTCCGCACACTGGCTCGGGACGGACGACTTCGGCCGCGACGTGCTGGCCCGCTCCCTCATCGCCACCCGGCTCACGCTCGTGATGACCGCAGCCACCACAGTAATCGCCGTCGTCGCCGGCATCATCATCGGCACGTTCATCTGGCTGGCCCCGGAGCGGATCCGCAATGCCGTACTGCGTGTCATCGAGGCTGCCGTGGCCTACCCGAGCCTGATCTTCGCGTTGCTCATTGCCGCGATCCTCGGGCAGGGAGCCTGGTCCGCAGTGCTGGCCATCGCGATCGCCAGCATCCCGGCATTCGCCCGCCTCACCGCCAATATGGCCGCCTCCATCTCGCAGCGGAACTACGTGTCAACGGCACGTCTGCTGGGCGTCTCCGGTCCGCGCATTATCACCCGACACCTGCTGCCGAACATGGCCGAACCGCTGCTGGTGCTGACCGCCACCGTCTTCGCCACCACGCTCATCGAGCTGTCCAGCCTGTCGTTCATAGGACTCGGCGTTCAGAACCCGGAATACGATTTCGGGCGACTGCTCAACGAGGCGCTGGTGAACATCTACTCCCAGCCGCTGCAGGCCGTGATGCCCTCCGTCATGATCACCGTTGCGGGTCTGAGCGCCATGCTGATCGGCGACGGCCTTGCGGCGGCCACCGATCCGCGCGGCGGCAGAAAGTTCGGCAGCGTCAAGGCCGCCTCGGAGGTCCCGGCGTCGTTGCGGGCCGACAGGGAAGCCCTGGTGGAGGTGGACAACCTCACCGTCCTGACCCCCAACGGCGTCCCCCTGGTCAAAGGCGTCTCCTTGAGCATCCACGCAGGGGAAGTGGTGGGACTCGTGGGGGAATCCGGCTCCGGAAAATCCCTCACCGCCATGTCCATCGCCGGGCTGCTACCCGAGGAACTGACCGTCAAGGCGCACTCAATGCGCCTCGGCGAACTGAACCTGCTCAAGAAGAACGATCCGCGCACCATGGCGACATCGATCGGGCTGGTCTACCAGGATCCAGGCACCAGCTTCAACCCGGCCCTGCGGATAGGATCCCAGCTGACCGAAGTCAGCCGTGTGCACCTGAAACAGTCCCGGAAGACGGCCTTCAGCCGCATGGTTAAGGCATTGGCAGCCATCCGGATCACCGAACCGGAGACGCGCATGAGGCAGCACCCGCACGAACTCTCCGGCGGCATGCTCCAGCGCGCCATGATCGCCTCGACCCTGGTCACGGACCCAAGGCTGATCATCGCCGACGAACCCACCACAGCATTGGACGTCACGGTCCAGGCGGACGTCCTGCGGCAGTTCCGCACCATCAACCGGGAAATGGGCACGGCAATGCTGTTCATCTCACATGACATCGGGGTGGTGCAGTCACTGTGCGACAAGGTCATCGTCATGAACGGCGGGAAGATCCTCGAACGGCTCACCGGCGCCCAACTGGCCGCCGGTGACGTCAAGCACCCCTACACCAAGGCGCTGCTGGCCGCCACGCCAAGCATCGCCGAACGCAAAACTGAGCTCGTGTCCGTCCGCGCCGAAGACTTCACCTTCGATGAAATCACAGACGATGGGTCCGGCCCGTCCCATGCCGGGACGGTCCAACGCGGCACGGTCCAACCGGAAGGAATCAAGTGACAGTGATGACAAACTCGCCGACGTCCGCCACCCCCGTGCTGGAAGTCCGTGACCTGGAAGTCACCTTCGGGTCCGGCCACTCGGCGGCAAAGGTCCTCAAAGGCGTTTCAGCCAGCATCGAACGCGGCAAGACGTTGGGCATCGTGGGGGAATCCGGCTCAGGAAAATCGACACTGGCCAAGGCCATCGTCGGTCTCGTTGGTGCCAGCAGCGGCAGCATCTCCTTCAACGGCTCGGATTTAGGCCGGATGACCGGGGCACAGCGCCGGGCGATGCGCCGCGCCGTCCAGATGATCCCGCAGGACCCCTATTCGTCGCTGAACCCCCGCCGCACCATCGGCCAGACGCTCGCCGAGGCGATCGATCCGGTGAAATCCAATCCTCGGGACCACCACGAGAAGATTTCCTACTGGCTCTCCACCATCCGCCTGGACTCCGATGTGGCCGAACGGTACCCGCACGAGTTTTCCGGCGGGCAGCGGCAACGTATCGCGATTGCACGCGCACTGGCAGTGGGGCCCAAACTGATCATCGCCGACGAGATTACGTCGGCCCTGGACCTGTCCGTGCAGGCGGAAATCCTCAACCTCATCAGCCGGCTGCGCACGGAACTGGACC
Protein-coding regions in this window:
- a CDS encoding ABC transporter substrate-binding protein, which encodes MHGRITALAAAASAAALLLTGCTTGATAGSGGGAGPSTDTIRTALNSDPTTFNAAKANAKDDYEVARFLFDTVVRRDADGKFIGGLATEWTSTATDASLTIRKDATCADGTVITPTIVAKSLSYFADPATKNNFGKLVFGPGQPTITADDATGTVAVKLAQPWSELIGGLTLAQTGIICPAGLADLEGLAKGSVQAAFSGPYTLTKASHGVSYDMTLREDYKAWPKWSKAPEGTPAKTVRFFPGVNKTTVANQLLTGEMDISDIAPADTARFEGNKDYTVTSVPFAGIFLLFNQRPGSPFTDPALRKAVAQLMNQQAFNAAAYANKGIPYTSIVAPTVACSLKDNSRFTKEDAEAAKAVLAGKTFKMVGTTSIGPNGAGSTYVQEALRAAGATVNLNLVDNGTWATMTQTKPETWDLTIQGDANFVGTVAASLTRIAGVPTEKGGRNIGGGENADILADISTAQSATDEAKRCEAYERAQISILEDNDIVPFVGEPQIVAQRAGFSIQAPSGIVDYATMRITK
- a CDS encoding dipeptide/oligopeptide/nickel ABC transporter permease/ATP-binding protein, giving the protein MAETTRPKRRFRWTTGLIIGIAMMAVMVLTGLLAPLFLSEAAEKLTANASQGPSSAHWLGTDDFGRDVLARSLIATRLTLVMTAATTVIAVVAGIIIGTFIWLAPERIRNAVLRVIEAAVAYPSLIFALLIAAILGQGAWSAVLAIAIASIPAFARLTANMAASISQRNYVSTARLLGVSGPRIITRHLLPNMAEPLLVLTATVFATTLIELSSLSFIGLGVQNPEYDFGRLLNEALVNIYSQPLQAVMPSVMITVAGLSAMLIGDGLAAATDPRGGRKFGSVKAASEVPASLRADREALVEVDNLTVLTPNGVPLVKGVSLSIHAGEVVGLVGESGSGKSLTAMSIAGLLPEELTVKAHSMRLGELNLLKKNDPRTMATSIGLVYQDPGTSFNPALRIGSQLTEVSRVHLKQSRKTAFSRMVKALAAIRITEPETRMRQHPHELSGGMLQRAMIASTLVTDPRLIIADEPTTALDVTVQADVLRQFRTINREMGTAMLFISHDIGVVQSLCDKVIVMNGGKILERLTGAQLAAGDVKHPYTKALLAATPSIAERKTELVSVRAEDFTFDEITDDGSGPSHAGTVQRGTVQPEGIK
- a CDS encoding ABC transporter permease codes for the protein MTEPTMLNRESALFSNPPGAPKSPRSGPRNLSPWASYGLRRAGGVLLSVTLLVVVTFFMVPLIPGDPAVAVAGADATTEQIEAIRESLGLNQPLHLQFIQYVGNLLTGNLGESFAYSTSVSSIIATKLPFTAEIAVLGIILVLLVSIPAGMVVGILTRGGRRHWLDVTFGMLTGFFQAVPQYVISTMLVVVFAIVLRVLPAAGAATLSALILPVVGLSIGPICSIARVVRRETSTVLEQDYLRTARGWRLPKLRLYARHALPNLLTTALTLAGLILAGMLGGAIIVENVFNWPGLGKEIVTAIINKDYPVIQGIILVLGFLAIILNLLVDVILGIIDPRTLGGGKSNG
- a CDS encoding ABC transporter ATP-binding protein, whose protein sequence is MTNSPTSATPVLEVRDLEVTFGSGHSAAKVLKGVSASIERGKTLGIVGESGSGKSTLAKAIVGLVGASSGSISFNGSDLGRMTGAQRRAMRRAVQMIPQDPYSSLNPRRTIGQTLAEAIDPVKSNPRDHHEKISYWLSTIRLDSDVAERYPHEFSGGQRQRIAIARALAVGPKLIIADEITSALDLSVQAEILNLISRLRTELDLTMAFISHDLDVVHHVSDEIMVLFHGEVVELGDVDSVYGSPKHPYTRRLIDSVPGGPGFNIGERRAAVT